The Tenacibaculum jejuense genome includes a window with the following:
- a CDS encoding M3 family metallopeptidase yields the protein MKKHILIVTVLALTFSCNTKESKKENTEDMSTSENPLLVKSSLDYGAPDFTKIKNEHFMPAILKGMEVQNSEIAKIVSNTEAPTFENTILALEESSKTLDNVNAIFSALTSAHTNDVIRENQKELAPKFSKHGDNILLNTKLFERIKTVYNSLESLNLDPESKHLVSEYYKNFVKAGANLSEDKKEELKAINAQLASLSNDFGKKGIDAMKKGGVVVAEKSELKGFSEEKIKSIEKDGKYEIQLINTTQQPSLQTLENRELREKLFKKSICRTEGGTYDTSDLVKQMVELRAKKAEILGFDNYASWSLQGTMASTPDKVFEMFKNLIPGSLEKAASEIKEIQAEINKEGGDFELTPYDWNHYAEKVRKSKYNLDEEEVKQYFEINNVLEKGVFFAANKLYGITFKKREDIPVYHPDVVVYELFEEDGSKLGLFYGDFFARDSKRGGAWMSPFVKQSKLRNQKPVIYNVCNSPKPAAGEPALISFDEVETMFHEFGHALHGFFGDQQYASISGTSTARDFVEFPSQFNENWATHPEVLNNYALHYKTGEVIPDTLLKKIKAAGTFNQGYSIIENLCSSNLDMQWHTIGTDVKIEDVAKFEKEALEKMNLNIDQIPPRYRSTYFAHIFSGGYASGYYSYLWTEMLSHDAYDWFKNNGLLTRANGDKFRKEVLSKGNTMDYAEMYKVFAGRDPKAEPMLQARGLK from the coding sequence ATGAAAAAACATATACTAATCGTTACAGTGCTAGCCCTTACATTTAGCTGTAATACAAAAGAATCCAAAAAAGAAAATACCGAAGATATGAGTACTTCTGAAAATCCTTTATTAGTAAAAAGTAGTTTAGATTATGGAGCTCCAGATTTCACCAAAATAAAGAATGAGCATTTTATGCCTGCTATTTTAAAAGGAATGGAAGTTCAAAATTCTGAAATTGCAAAAATAGTATCCAATACCGAAGCACCAACTTTTGAAAATACAATCTTAGCTTTAGAAGAAAGTAGTAAAACGTTAGATAATGTAAATGCTATTTTTTCTGCATTAACTAGTGCACATACGAATGATGTTATTCGTGAAAATCAAAAAGAACTAGCGCCTAAATTTTCTAAACATGGAGATAATATTTTATTGAATACAAAGCTGTTTGAAAGAATCAAAACAGTTTATAATAGTTTAGAAAGTTTAAATTTAGATCCAGAGTCTAAACATTTAGTAAGTGAATACTACAAGAATTTTGTAAAAGCAGGAGCTAATTTATCAGAAGATAAAAAAGAAGAATTAAAAGCAATTAATGCGCAATTAGCTAGTTTATCTAACGATTTTGGAAAAAAAGGGATAGATGCTATGAAAAAAGGAGGCGTTGTAGTTGCTGAAAAAAGTGAATTGAAAGGTTTTTCAGAAGAAAAGATTAAATCTATAGAGAAAGATGGGAAGTATGAAATTCAATTAATTAATACAACACAACAACCATCTTTACAAACATTAGAGAATAGAGAACTTCGTGAAAAGTTATTCAAAAAATCTATTTGTAGAACTGAAGGAGGAACTTACGATACTTCAGACTTAGTAAAGCAAATGGTAGAATTAAGAGCTAAAAAAGCTGAAATTTTAGGTTTTGATAATTATGCAAGTTGGAGTTTGCAAGGAACTATGGCAAGCACACCAGATAAAGTTTTTGAAATGTTTAAAAACTTAATTCCAGGTTCATTAGAAAAAGCAGCTTCAGAAATAAAAGAAATTCAAGCAGAGATTAATAAAGAAGGAGGAGATTTTGAATTAACGCCATACGATTGGAATCATTATGCAGAGAAAGTTCGTAAATCTAAATACAATTTAGATGAAGAAGAAGTAAAACAGTATTTCGAAATTAATAATGTTTTAGAAAAAGGAGTCTTTTTTGCAGCGAATAAATTATACGGAATTACATTCAAAAAGCGTGAAGACATACCAGTTTATCATCCAGATGTTGTAGTGTACGAATTGTTTGAAGAAGATGGAAGTAAATTAGGTTTGTTTTATGGTGATTTCTTTGCTAGAGATAGCAAAAGAGGAGGAGCTTGGATGAGTCCTTTTGTGAAACAATCAAAATTACGTAATCAAAAACCTGTAATTTACAATGTTTGTAATTCTCCAAAACCAGCAGCAGGAGAGCCTGCTTTAATTAGTTTTGATGAGGTAGAAACCATGTTTCACGAATTTGGTCATGCATTACATGGTTTCTTTGGAGATCAGCAATATGCTTCAATTTCAGGAACAAGTACAGCTAGAGATTTCGTTGAGTTTCCATCACAGTTTAATGAAAATTGGGCCACACATCCAGAAGTGTTAAATAACTATGCTTTACATTATAAAACTGGAGAAGTAATTCCTGATACTTTATTGAAAAAAATAAAAGCGGCAGGTACTTTTAATCAAGGATATTCGATTATAGAGAATTTATGTTCATCAAATTTAGATATGCAATGGCATACTATTGGTACAGATGTAAAAATCGAAGATGTAGCAAAGTTTGAAAAAGAAGCCTTAGAAAAAATGAATTTAAATATAGATCAAATCCCTCCAAGATACAGATCTACTTATTTTGCTCATATATTTAGTGGAGGTTATGCTTCAGGTTATTATTCGTATTTATGGACAGAAATGTTAAGTCACGATGCTTATGATTGGTTTAAAAATAACGGATTATTAACTCGTGCAAATGGAGATAAATTCCGTAAAGAAGTATTGTCTAAAGGAAACACAATGGATTATGCTGAAATGTATAAAGTGTTTGCAGGGCGCGATCCAAAAGCAGAACCAATGTTGCAGGCTAGAGGATTGAAATAG
- a CDS encoding CatB-related O-acetyltransferase, which translates to MQGPNKDEIFPLPNYDKLCFLKNVIKNPNIIVGDYTYYDDFENVENFEKNVKYHFDFTGDQLIIGKFCMIASGVSFIMNGANHLTDAVSTYPFAIFGNGWEKSMEGKSYPNKGNVIVGNDVWIGHNATIMAGVTIGDGAIIATNSTVIKDVPPYTIVGGNPAKEIKKRFNEETIDKLLMLKWWDWPIEKITENLQNLTGNLIDKLK; encoded by the coding sequence ATGCAAGGCCCAAATAAAGACGAAATTTTTCCTTTACCGAATTATGATAAATTATGTTTTCTGAAAAATGTAATTAAAAATCCCAATATTATTGTTGGGGATTATACCTATTACGATGATTTTGAAAATGTCGAGAATTTTGAAAAAAATGTAAAATATCATTTTGATTTTACAGGAGATCAACTAATCATTGGTAAGTTTTGTATGATTGCTTCAGGAGTTAGTTTTATCATGAACGGAGCAAATCATTTAACTGATGCAGTTTCTACATATCCTTTTGCAATTTTTGGAAACGGTTGGGAGAAATCAATGGAAGGAAAGTCATATCCAAATAAAGGAAATGTTATTGTTGGTAATGATGTTTGGATCGGTCATAATGCAACAATAATGGCTGGAGTTACCATTGGAGATGGAGCTATAATTGCTACAAATTCAACAGTGATTAAAGATGTTCCTCCTTATACAATTGTAGGAGGGAATCCAGCGAAAGAAATAAAGAAACGTTTCAATGAAGAAACTATTGATAAATTGTTAATGTTAAAATGGTGGGATTGGCCGATTGAAAAAATCACGGAAAATCTTCAAAATTTAACAGGTAATTTAATTGATAAACTTAAATAA
- the nadC gene encoding carboxylating nicotinate-nucleotide diphosphorylase, protein MIPQEQFNKELELIIANAIREDVGEGDHTSLSCIPEEATGKAKLLVKDEGIIAGVAFAKQVFAYVDKDLKVETLINDGEKVKYGDIVFYVSGKSQSILQAERLVLNAMQRMSAIATKTAYFMGLLEGTKTKVLDTRKTTPGIRALEKWAVKIGGGENHRFALYDMVMIKDNHIDFAGGITQAITKTKAYLAEKNLDIKIIVEARNLDEIKEILSNEGVYRILIDNFNYDDTRKAVALIGDQCLTESSGGINEKTIRKYAECGVDFISSGALTHSVYNLDLSLKAVE, encoded by the coding sequence ATGATACCTCAAGAACAATTTAATAAAGAACTAGAGTTAATTATAGCAAATGCAATCCGTGAAGATGTTGGAGAAGGAGATCATACATCTTTATCTTGTATCCCTGAAGAAGCCACAGGAAAAGCTAAATTATTGGTAAAAGATGAAGGAATAATTGCTGGTGTAGCATTTGCAAAACAAGTTTTTGCTTATGTGGACAAAGATTTAAAAGTAGAAACTTTAATAAATGATGGAGAGAAAGTAAAGTATGGAGATATCGTTTTTTATGTCTCAGGAAAATCTCAATCAATACTTCAAGCTGAACGCTTAGTTTTAAATGCAATGCAGCGTATGAGTGCTATAGCAACCAAAACAGCCTATTTCATGGGATTGTTAGAAGGAACCAAAACAAAAGTGTTAGACACGCGTAAAACAACTCCAGGTATTAGAGCACTAGAAAAATGGGCAGTAAAAATTGGAGGAGGAGAAAACCATCGTTTTGCATTATATGATATGGTGATGATTAAAGACAATCATATCGACTTCGCTGGTGGAATTACACAAGCCATCACAAAAACGAAAGCTTATTTAGCAGAGAAAAATTTAGATATTAAAATTATAGTAGAAGCTAGAAATTTAGATGAAATCAAAGAAATTTTATCCAATGAAGGAGTGTACAGGATTTTAATAGATAACTTTAATTATGATGATACAAGAAAAGCCGTAGCACTTATTGGTGATCAATGTTTAACTGAAAGTTCTGGAGGAATCAATGAAAAAACTATTCGTAAATACGCCGAGTGTGGTGTTGATTTTATCTCTTCAGGAGCGTTAACACATTCTGTTTATAATTTAGATTTAAGTTTAAAAGCTGTAGAATAG
- a CDS encoding glycoside hydrolase family 71/99-like protein: MNCIIILLSFLLTSCSEDYLVQETTQQSTKQQKTTEKKFYENWNFEKEDYDLQKVINEEENTPIVNVSNELQQRGGSTRRGKKIYVHYMPWFQSKNTDGFWGQHWTMTNKNPDLVDANGKREIASHYYPKIGPYSTNDVDLQKYHLLLMKLSGVDGVIFDWYGARDVLDFELIKNGMNSFIPELDKTKMKFAVMYEDRVVSEQGRGLSNIQLNQAKRDIKYIKRNYFKKRNYIKVQGKKMLMIFGPNYITESSDWQEILKPVVKQSKVLTLWNAREVIGNDICSGEYAWIDKDHMQTLRGYYDFEASFRDEVVGGVAYPRFNDFYKEGGWRSTEAYEWELEDNGLQTFEESFLESRSQKTDFIQIATWNDFGEGTMIEPTEEFGFAHLEKLQEYTAVKYRKEDLRIPYYIYKFKKQFPEERAVQFLCKRAEHYAMRGRIRRSKFLLSILFYYYGDEFIS; this comes from the coding sequence ATGAATTGCATAATAATCTTATTGAGCTTTTTACTAACTTCATGCTCAGAAGATTATTTAGTGCAAGAGACTACACAACAGTCAACAAAACAACAAAAAACAACTGAAAAGAAATTCTACGAAAATTGGAATTTTGAAAAAGAAGATTATGACTTACAAAAAGTTATAAATGAAGAAGAAAATACACCAATAGTAAATGTGAGTAATGAACTTCAACAACGTGGAGGTTCAACAAGAAGAGGAAAAAAAATATATGTACACTACATGCCTTGGTTTCAGTCTAAAAATACAGACGGATTCTGGGGACAGCATTGGACTATGACAAACAAAAATCCTGATCTTGTAGATGCTAATGGAAAAAGAGAAATTGCTTCACACTATTATCCTAAAATTGGTCCTTATTCAACAAACGATGTCGACTTACAAAAATACCACTTGTTACTAATGAAACTAAGTGGCGTAGACGGAGTTATTTTCGATTGGTATGGTGCTAGAGATGTTTTGGATTTTGAACTTATAAAAAACGGAATGAATAGTTTTATTCCAGAATTAGATAAGACAAAAATGAAGTTTGCCGTAATGTATGAAGATAGAGTTGTGAGTGAACAAGGTAGAGGATTATCTAATATTCAATTAAATCAAGCTAAAAGAGATATCAAATACATAAAAAGAAATTACTTCAAAAAAAGAAATTATATCAAAGTACAAGGAAAGAAAATGTTAATGATTTTTGGACCTAATTACATTACAGAGTCATCAGATTGGCAAGAAATTTTAAAACCAGTAGTAAAGCAAAGTAAAGTGCTTACATTATGGAACGCAAGAGAAGTTATAGGAAATGATATTTGTTCTGGAGAATATGCTTGGATAGACAAAGATCATATGCAAACACTTAGAGGTTATTATGATTTTGAAGCAAGCTTTAGAGATGAAGTTGTAGGAGGTGTAGCTTATCCAAGGTTTAATGATTTTTATAAAGAAGGCGGATGGAGATCTACTGAAGCTTATGAATGGGAACTTGAAGATAATGGTTTACAAACTTTTGAAGAATCTTTTCTTGAGTCAAGAAGCCAAAAAACAGATTTCATTCAAATAGCAACGTGGAATGATTTCGGTGAAGGAACAATGATTGAACCTACAGAAGAATTTGGTTTCGCGCATTTAGAAAAATTACAAGAGTATACAGCGGTAAAATATCGTAAAGAAGATTTAAGAATTCCATATTACATCTACAAATTTAAAAAGCAATTCCCAGAAGAGAGAGCTGTTCAATTCTTATGTAAGAGAGCAGAACATTATGCAATGAGAGGAAGAATAAGGAGATCAAAATTCTTATTAAGTATTTTATTCTATTACTACGGAGACGAGTTTATTTCATAG
- the rlmH gene encoding 23S rRNA (pseudouridine(1915)-N(3))-methyltransferase RlmH, protein MKIKLLAVGKTDDKNLIQLIDVYQKRLKHYVKFEIEVIPDIKNAKNLSEAQQKEKEGELILSKLQNTDQLILLDDKGKHYTSIEFSNFLQKKMNSGIKQLVLVIGGPYGFSDAVYKKANGKLSLSKMTFSHQMIRLFIVEQIYRGYTILKNEPYHHE, encoded by the coding sequence ATGAAAATTAAATTACTTGCTGTAGGAAAAACTGATGATAAAAATTTAATTCAGTTAATCGATGTTTATCAAAAAAGATTAAAACATTATGTTAAGTTTGAAATAGAAGTTATTCCTGATATTAAGAATGCTAAAAATCTTTCGGAAGCACAACAGAAAGAAAAAGAAGGCGAACTTATACTTTCAAAACTTCAAAATACAGATCAATTGATACTTTTAGATGATAAAGGAAAACATTATACTTCTATTGAGTTTTCTAATTTTTTACAAAAAAAAATGAACTCTGGAATTAAACAATTGGTTTTAGTTATTGGTGGGCCCTATGGTTTCTCTGATGCTGTGTATAAAAAAGCGAATGGAAAATTATCTTTATCGAAAATGACATTTTCTCATCAAATGATTCGTTTATTTATTGTTGAACAAATTTATCGTGGTTATACTATTCTTAAAAATGAACCTTATCATCATGAATAA
- a CDS encoding non-canonical purine NTP diphosphatase has protein sequence MKLVFATNNLNKLKEVQEMLPKSIELLSLKDINCFEEIEETATTLEGNAKIKANHISENYNYNCFADDTGLEVDALYGEPGVYSARYAGEPANAENNMTKLLKNLENKTNRTAQFRTSICLNLNGEQFLFDGICKGDILTNRKGEKGFGYDPVFQPKGYQKSFAQMSSEAKNKISHRGLAIQKLVEFLKKTY, from the coding sequence ATGAAACTAGTTTTTGCTACCAATAATTTAAATAAATTAAAAGAAGTTCAAGAAATGTTACCTAAATCAATTGAACTTTTATCTTTAAAAGACATTAATTGTTTTGAAGAAATAGAAGAGACAGCTACAACCTTGGAAGGCAATGCAAAAATTAAAGCCAATCATATCTCTGAGAATTACAATTATAATTGTTTTGCTGATGATACAGGCTTAGAAGTAGATGCTCTATATGGTGAACCGGGAGTTTATTCTGCAAGATATGCAGGCGAACCTGCTAATGCCGAGAACAATATGACTAAACTTCTGAAAAATCTTGAAAATAAAACCAATAGAACTGCTCAATTCAGAACATCTATTTGTTTGAACTTAAACGGTGAGCAATTCCTTTTTGATGGTATTTGTAAAGGTGATATTTTAACTAATAGAAAAGGAGAAAAAGGCTTTGGCTACGATCCTGTTTTTCAACCTAAAGGATACCAAAAATCATTTGCACAAATGAGTTCTGAAGCTAAAAATAAAATAAGTCATAGAGGACTGGCAATTCAAAAACTTGTTGAGTTTCTTAAAAAAACATATTAA
- a CDS encoding FecCD family ABC transporter permease → MTSFKKTYYFYFILLSFVLILFCFVNLSLGSVTIPLEEILSILVGKTSSKASWETIIINYRLPKTITAVLVGSGLSVCGLLMQTLFRNPLAGPFVLGISSGASLGVALFVLGSGFISSLWGLSILDLGLPLAASLGAFFVLIAIILAANKVRNTMSILIIGLMFGALTSSIINVLSYFSEAEQLKQFVFWGFGSLGNLTWNEIFIFLGIYFICGIGIFTSIKALNSFLLGENYAQSLGINTKKSRNIIFIITSILTGIITAFCGPIAFIGLAVPHITKLIFKTSNHKVLIPAVVITGAIILLICDTIAQLPRYEFTLPINAITSLFGAPVVIWLLVRKKKIYV, encoded by the coding sequence TTGACTTCTTTTAAGAAAACATATTATTTCTACTTTATTTTACTGAGTTTCGTTTTAATACTCTTCTGTTTTGTAAATCTTAGTCTAGGATCTGTAACTATTCCTTTAGAAGAAATTTTAAGTATTCTGGTTGGAAAAACCTCGTCTAAAGCTAGCTGGGAAACAATTATTATCAATTATAGGTTACCTAAAACTATAACTGCTGTTTTAGTTGGCTCTGGTTTATCCGTTTGTGGTTTATTAATGCAAACATTATTTAGAAATCCTTTAGCAGGTCCTTTTGTTTTGGGCATTTCATCTGGAGCTAGTTTAGGAGTCGCTTTATTTGTTTTAGGATCTGGATTTATTAGTAGCCTATGGGGATTAAGTATTCTTGATCTAGGTTTGCCTTTAGCTGCTAGCTTAGGTGCTTTTTTTGTTCTAATTGCAATAATACTAGCTGCCAACAAAGTAAGAAATACAATGTCTATCTTAATTATAGGACTCATGTTTGGTGCACTTACTTCTTCAATAATAAATGTATTATCTTATTTTAGTGAAGCAGAACAATTAAAACAATTTGTCTTTTGGGGATTTGGAAGCCTTGGAAATTTAACTTGGAATGAAATTTTTATTTTTTTGGGAATTTATTTTATTTGCGGAATAGGAATTTTTACTTCTATTAAAGCTTTGAATAGTTTTTTACTTGGTGAAAATTACGCGCAGAGTTTGGGTATTAACACCAAAAAAAGCAGAAACATAATTTTTATCATAACAAGTATATTAACAGGCATAATTACCGCATTTTGTGGTCCTATAGCTTTTATTGGACTTGCAGTTCCGCATATTACTAAGCTAATTTTTAAAACCTCCAATCATAAAGTATTAATTCCTGCTGTTGTAATTACTGGAGCCATTATTTTATTAATTTGTGATACAATAGCTCAGCTTCCTAGATATGAATTTACATTACCTATTAATGCTATTACATCATTATTCGGTGCTCCTGTTGTTATTTGGCTTTTAGTAAGAAAGAAAAAAATTTACGTATAG
- a CDS encoding ABC transporter ATP-binding protein: protein MSLDKKNIILETKKLSIGYLSKRQTNTIISEIDLTVSQGKLIALLGKNGIGKSTLLRTLSKVQQPVSGDILIQNSSLANYSQTELAKILSVVLTERLPESQLSVFEIVALGRQPYTNWLDRLSITDIKKIQTALDLTAITHLKDKPFHQLSDGQLQRVLIARALAQDTEIIILDEPTAHLDIHHTYKVFSLLKDLVKNTNKTIIISTHEVNLAIQLADEFILLTEKQVFNGNTSSLIDQNAFSELFPSENISFNKELQQFVINKN from the coding sequence TTGAGTTTAGACAAAAAAAATATAATTCTAGAAACTAAAAAACTTTCTATTGGTTATCTTTCAAAAAGACAAACCAACACTATAATTTCAGAGATAGATTTAACTGTTTCACAAGGTAAGTTAATCGCTTTGTTAGGTAAAAACGGTATAGGTAAATCCACATTGCTCAGAACACTTAGTAAAGTTCAACAGCCAGTATCTGGTGATATTTTAATTCAAAATTCTTCTTTAGCAAACTATAGTCAAACTGAATTAGCTAAAATTTTAAGCGTAGTACTAACAGAACGTTTACCTGAGAGTCAGCTTTCAGTTTTTGAAATCGTTGCTTTAGGGAGACAACCTTACACCAATTGGTTAGATCGTTTATCAATCACCGATATAAAAAAAATTCAAACAGCATTAGATTTAACAGCTATTACTCATTTAAAAGATAAACCTTTCCATCAACTTAGTGATGGACAATTACAGAGAGTTCTTATAGCGAGAGCACTAGCTCAAGACACAGAAATTATTATTTTAGATGAACCCACAGCTCATCTAGACATCCATCATACATATAAAGTCTTTTCTCTGTTAAAAGATCTTGTAAAAAACACTAATAAAACTATTATTATTTCTACTCACGAAGTAAATTTGGCCATACAATTAGCAGATGAGTTTATTCTACTAACAGAAAAACAAGTCTTTAACGGTAATACTTCTAGCTTAATCGATCAAAATGCATTTTCTGAGCTTTTTCCTTCAGAAAACATTAGCTTCAATAAAGAATTACAGCAATTTGTAATTAACAAAAATTAA
- a CDS encoding M28 family metallopeptidase, translated as MKNFIYATCIFAMLACSSGQQATSSKKHAKIKDFAAFYAKSITAKDLSKHLYIYASDEFEGRNTGEPGQKKAINYLKDFYVNEGIASPLGGDDYFQEIPSSYLTKNHRGGELKDSENVLAYIKGTEKPDEIVVISAHLDHVGTKDGEIYNGADDDGSGTVAVLEIAQAFQKAAKAGKGPKRSILFLHVTAEEKGLIGSKYYTENPVFPLKNTVTDLNIDMVGRVDERHKENPNYIYLIGSDRLSTELHNISDSMNTKYTNIKLNYRYNRRTDPNFFYYRSDHYNFAKHNIPIIFYFNGVHEDYHKPTDTPDKINYNLLEKRTKLVFYTAWEVANRENRLIVDKAE; from the coding sequence ATGAAGAATTTTATCTATGCAACATGCATATTTGCTATGTTAGCTTGTAGTTCTGGACAACAAGCGACTTCATCAAAAAAGCATGCTAAAATTAAAGATTTTGCTGCTTTTTATGCAAAATCTATCACTGCGAAAGACTTAAGTAAACATCTTTATATTTATGCTTCTGATGAGTTTGAGGGTCGAAATACGGGTGAACCTGGTCAGAAAAAAGCAATCAACTACTTAAAAGATTTTTATGTTAATGAAGGTATCGCTTCTCCTTTAGGTGGTGATGATTATTTCCAAGAAATTCCCTCTTCTTATTTAACTAAAAACCACAGAGGTGGTGAATTGAAAGATTCTGAAAATGTATTAGCATATATTAAAGGGACTGAAAAACCTGATGAGATTGTTGTTATTTCAGCACACTTAGATCACGTTGGAACAAAAGATGGAGAAATTTATAATGGAGCTGATGATGATGGTTCTGGAACTGTAGCTGTTTTAGAAATTGCTCAAGCTTTTCAAAAAGCAGCTAAAGCAGGAAAAGGTCCAAAACGATCTATCCTTTTTTTACATGTAACTGCTGAAGAAAAAGGTTTAATAGGTTCTAAATACTATACAGAAAACCCTGTTTTCCCTTTAAAAAACACGGTTACAGACCTAAATATAGATATGGTAGGACGAGTTGATGAAAGACATAAAGAAAATCCTAACTATATTTATTTAATCGGTTCAGATAGACTCAGCACCGAACTCCATAATATATCTGATTCTATGAACACAAAATACACAAATATTAAGTTAAACTACAGGTATAACAGAAGAACTGATCCTAATTTCTTCTATTATAGATCTGATCATTATAACTTTGCAAAACATAATATTCCTATTATTTTTTACTTTAATGGTGTTCATGAAGATTATCATAAACCTACTGATACACCTGATAAAATAAATTATAATTTACTAGAAAAAAGGACAAAACTTGTGTTCTACACGGCTTGGGAAGTAGCTAATAGAGAAAATAGGCTTATCGTTGATAAAGCTGAATAA
- a CDS encoding DUF1304 domain-containing protein has product MLIVINILIGFIAFFHLYILWFEMFAWETRGPKIFRHFPKELFPKTKALAANQGLYNGFLAAGLIWTFFIENIEWKTNVSIFFLACVAIAGIYGALSASKKIFFVQGLPAIITLVIVLIQ; this is encoded by the coding sequence ATGCTTATTGTAATCAACATATTAATAGGATTTATCGCCTTTTTTCACCTTTATATTTTATGGTTTGAAATGTTTGCTTGGGAAACTAGAGGTCCTAAAATATTTAGACACTTCCCTAAGGAATTATTCCCAAAAACTAAAGCTTTGGCAGCCAATCAAGGCCTTTATAATGGCTTTTTAGCCGCCGGATTGATCTGGACTTTCTTTATTGAGAACATTGAATGGAAAACTAATGTTTCTATTTTCTTTTTAGCTTGCGTGGCTATTGCTGGTATTTATGGAGCGCTTTCAGCAAGCAAGAAGATCTTTTTTGTTCAAGGATTGCCTGCTATTATTACTCTTGTGATTGTCTTAATACAATAA
- a CDS encoding DNA alkylation repair protein, whose product MQNIPEAILNRKGARSSKDLNPEAIEYLNKGLIETKNLMEWLAVDQLTLLQLVLKSLGKKTWFLDFEQAVNNQKKPTANSNTKVIGHTFGVLTNDKNIYDILKNHTSDVVRCWSCWAESLHFDEIEELLNAMQVYAADTHFGVREVVIFATKERMIEDLDTSITILSSWTTHTDENVRRYAVESLRPVGVWTKKIATFQDNPEKGISLLNPLKSDPSKYVRDAVANWLNDASKSKPEWVLNVCKQWEKKSSSKETAYIIKRALRTINKK is encoded by the coding sequence ATGCAGAATATACCAGAAGCTATTTTAAATAGAAAAGGAGCCAGAAGTTCTAAGGATTTGAATCCAGAAGCAATAGAATATTTAAATAAAGGATTGATAGAAACTAAAAACTTAATGGAATGGTTAGCAGTTGATCAGTTAACTTTATTACAATTAGTTTTAAAATCTTTAGGTAAGAAAACATGGTTTTTAGATTTTGAACAAGCGGTTAATAACCAAAAGAAACCTACGGCAAACAGTAATACAAAAGTCATTGGTCATACTTTTGGGGTATTAACAAACGATAAAAATATTTATGATATACTAAAAAATCATACTTCTGATGTGGTAAGATGTTGGTCTTGTTGGGCGGAAAGTTTACATTTTGATGAAATAGAAGAACTATTGAATGCCATGCAAGTTTATGCTGCAGATACTCATTTTGGGGTACGAGAAGTAGTAATTTTTGCCACTAAAGAACGAATGATTGAAGATTTAGATACATCTATAACTATTTTGTCTTCTTGGACTACTCATACTGATGAAAATGTGAGACGTTATGCAGTAGAGTCGTTAAGACCAGTTGGAGTATGGACCAAAAAGATAGCAACTTTTCAGGATAATCCTGAAAAAGGAATTTCTCTACTTAATCCATTAAAATCAGATCCTTCAAAGTATGTTCGAGATGCAGTTGCAAATTGGTTAAATGATGCTAGTAAATCTAAACCAGAATGGGTTTTAAATGTCTGTAAACAATGGGAGAAAAAGTCTTCTTCTAAAGAAACAGCGTACATCATAAAAAGAGCGCTAAGAACAATAAATAAGAAATAA
- a CDS encoding DUF1569 domain-containing protein: MKNIFTKEVTEEVISRINTLTSETQPEWGKMNVAQMMAHCSVSYEGVYTNKHPKPNAFMKLILKLLVKKQVVSEKPYPKNGKTAPQFLITEEKNFEAEKQILIDYLRKTQELGEVHFDGKESTSFGKLTKQEWNNLFYKHLDHHLTQFGV; the protein is encoded by the coding sequence ATGAAAAACATTTTTACGAAAGAAGTTACAGAAGAAGTAATTTCTAGAATCAATACATTAACTTCAGAAACTCAGCCTGAATGGGGGAAAATGAATGTAGCACAAATGATGGCTCATTGTTCAGTTTCATACGAGGGAGTATACACAAATAAGCATCCAAAACCAAATGCTTTTATGAAATTGATATTGAAATTATTAGTGAAGAAACAAGTAGTTTCTGAAAAACCATATCCTAAAAATGGTAAAACTGCGCCTCAGTTTTTAATCACGGAAGAGAAAAACTTTGAAGCAGAAAAACAAATTTTAATCGATTATCTTCGTAAAACTCAAGAATTAGGAGAAGTTCATTTCGATGGAAAAGAATCAACTTCATTTGGTAAATTAACCAAACAGGAGTGGAATAATTTATTTTACAAACATTTAGATCATCACTTAACGCAGTTTGGAGTATAG